The following coding sequences are from one Malaciobacter pacificus window:
- a CDS encoding energy-coupling factor ABC transporter ATP-binding protein gives MSCSVNLRAVSYKNDKKELFSKISFNLGHEEKIAIIGSNGSGKSTLLKIVAGLIAPTDGYLEIFHNKINNLKEFKKYRNDIAYLPQDVTNHFLCPTVIEDVIFSLRTRGESKEVALEKGKKILEQLHISHLEDRIIFDLSGGEQKIVALAGLLILEPRILLLDEPTNALDEESEKKIVNILNSIKKSMVIVSHHKSFIESLAPTIYKLHNNCLEKLEVEDN, from the coding sequence ATGAGTTGTTCAGTTAATTTAAGAGCTGTATCTTATAAAAATGATAAAAAAGAGTTGTTTAGTAAGATTAGTTTTAATTTAGGTCATGAAGAAAAAATAGCAATAATTGGTTCAAATGGTAGTGGTAAAAGTACACTTCTAAAAATAGTTGCAGGATTAATAGCGCCAACTGATGGTTATCTAGAGATATTTCACAATAAAATCAATAATTTAAAAGAGTTTAAAAAATATAGAAACGATATAGCTTATCTTCCTCAAGATGTTACAAATCATTTTTTATGTCCAACTGTTATTGAAGATGTGATTTTTTCTCTTAGAACTAGAGGTGAGAGTAAAGAAGTAGCTTTAGAAAAAGGTAAGAAGATATTAGAGCAACTTCATATTTCACACTTAGAAGATAGAATAATTTTTGATTTAAGTGGTGGAGAGCAAAAGATTGTTGCTTTAGCAGGTTTATTGATATTAGAGCCTCGAATTTTACTACTTGATGAACCTACAAATGCACTTGATGAAGAATCAGAAAAAAAGATAGTAAATATTTTAAATTCTATTAAAAAATCTATGGTTATTGTATCCCATCACAAAAGTTTTATCGAAAGTTTAGCTCCAACAATATATAAACTACATAATAATTGTTTAGAAAAGTTAGAGGTAGAAGATAATTGA
- a CDS encoding NAD(P)/FAD-dependent oxidoreductase, whose amino-acid sequence MNKIYDVIVIGGGPAGILAAISAASENKSVLLLEKLSKIAAKLKATGGGKCNLTNTLSTDEFMAKFGKNGRFMSDALNLFNADALRDFFHGIGVETISRDGFRVFPVNHSSSIILSALDEEIARLGIDVECSVKIDSILKDDEVFTLNSSDKTYTSKNVIIATGGLGYPVLGATGDGYEYAKGFGHKVTETHPAMMPLFTKEKNFAACKADTIAKAILRVDIPKYKKLKLTGDLIFTKEGLRGPVILDFAREITPILAKHKEVPLLINFLKGMNEEDIYSHLKKEIVKNPQHNILQNLETLLATSVATQICNICEVDTNLRFKQIEGVKREKLVKTLAWTPFTITGHDGFKFAMITRGGVDLKQIDPKTMQSKITSGLYFCGEVMNIDGPCGGYNLQWSFSSGFLAGKLKD is encoded by the coding sequence TTGAATAAAATTTACGATGTTATTGTTATAGGTGGAGGACCTGCTGGAATTTTAGCAGCTATTAGTGCAGCAAGTGAGAATAAAAGCGTACTACTTTTAGAAAAACTATCAAAAATTGCTGCTAAGTTAAAAGCAACTGGCGGTGGAAAATGTAATCTAACAAACACTTTATCAACTGATGAATTTATGGCTAAGTTTGGTAAAAATGGTAGATTTATGAGTGATGCATTAAATTTATTTAATGCTGATGCACTTAGAGACTTCTTCCATGGTATTGGAGTAGAAACTATTTCAAGAGATGGATTTAGAGTATTTCCCGTAAATCATAGTTCTAGTATCATCTTAAGTGCACTTGATGAAGAAATTGCAAGACTTGGAATTGATGTAGAGTGTTCAGTTAAAATAGACAGTATTTTAAAAGATGATGAGGTGTTTACTTTAAATTCAAGTGATAAAACATACACTTCAAAAAATGTGATAATAGCAACAGGAGGACTTGGTTATCCAGTTCTTGGAGCAACTGGTGATGGATATGAGTATGCAAAAGGTTTTGGGCATAAAGTAACTGAAACACATCCTGCTATGATGCCACTATTTACAAAAGAAAAAAACTTTGCAGCTTGTAAAGCAGATACTATTGCAAAAGCTATATTAAGAGTTGATATTCCAAAGTATAAAAAACTAAAACTAACTGGAGATTTAATCTTTACAAAAGAAGGACTTAGAGGACCAGTTATTTTAGATTTTGCAAGAGAAATTACTCCAATACTTGCAAAACATAAAGAAGTACCACTTTTAATAAACTTCTTAAAAGGGATGAATGAAGAAGATATTTACTCTCATCTAAAAAAAGAGATTGTTAAAAATCCGCAACACAATATCTTACAAAATTTAGAAACATTACTTGCTACTAGTGTAGCAACTCAAATATGCAATATTTGTGAAGTAGATACAAATCTTAGATTTAAACAAATTGAAGGTGTTAAAAGAGAGAAGTTAGTTAAAACTTTAGCTTGGACTCCTTTTACAATTACTGGACATGATGGTTTTAAATTTGCAATGATTACAAGAGGTGGTGTTGATTTAAAGCAAATTGACCCAAAAACCATGCAAAGTAAAATCACATCAGGACTTTATTTTTGTGGTGAAGTTATGAATATAGATGGCCCTTGTGGTGGTTATAATCTTCAATGGTCTTTTTCAAGTGGTTTTTTAGCAGGTAAATTAAAAGATTAG
- the hypB gene encoding hydrogenase nickel incorporation protein HypB has protein sequence MCKDCGCTIAGATHHHHDHDHSHSHDHSHSHESASHQAAHETLHHNPQLNDAKTVSVIQKILDKNDHEAAHNRAHFDNHKVLGINLMSSPGSGKTTLLEHLADIADFKYGVVEGDLETNRDADRLIAKDIKAVQIQTGSACHLDAFMVHKGLHDMPLEDLDVCFVENVGNLVCPASYDVGTHLNIVLVSVPEGEDKIAKYPVMFRAADLILFTKTDLLPYFEYDIQKEKETARKLKPNVDILEVSTKDADSLKAVVDWINFKRRMR, from the coding sequence ATGTGTAAAGATTGCGGTTGTACAATAGCAGGTGCTACTCATCACCATCATGATCATGACCACTCACACAGTCATGACCATTCACATTCACATGAAAGTGCTTCTCATCAAGCAGCTCATGAAACACTTCATCATAACCCTCAATTAAATGATGCAAAAACAGTTTCAGTTATTCAAAAAATACTTGATAAAAATGACCACGAAGCAGCTCACAATAGAGCACACTTTGATAATCACAAAGTATTAGGAATAAATCTTATGAGTAGTCCAGGAAGTGGTAAAACTACTTTACTTGAACATTTAGCAGATATTGCAGATTTTAAATATGGTGTTGTTGAAGGTGACTTAGAAACAAATAGAGATGCAGATAGATTAATTGCAAAAGATATTAAAGCTGTACAAATCCAAACAGGGAGTGCTTGTCACTTAGATGCGTTTATGGTTCATAAAGGATTACATGATATGCCTTTAGAAGATTTAGATGTATGTTTTGTAGAAAACGTAGGAAATCTAGTATGTCCAGCTTCTTATGATGTAGGAACTCACTTAAACATTGTTCTAGTATCTGTACCTGAGGGTGAAGATAAGATTGCTAAATATCCAGTTATGTTTAGAGCAGCAGATTTAATACTATTTACAAAGACTGATTTACTTCCATACTTTGAATATGATATTCAAAAAGAAAAAGAGACTGCCAGAAAACTAAAACCAAATGTAGATATCTTAGAAGTAAGTACTAAAGATGCTGATTCATTAAAAGCAGTGGTTGATTGGATTAATTTTAAAAGGAGAATGAGATAA
- a CDS encoding HypC/HybG/HupF family hydrogenase formation chaperone: MCLSIPSKIKSIDEEMNTCVVDTMGVERSASLDLIDKEVVVGDYVLIHIGFAMNKIDEEDALESLKVYREIIDKMEEEERLAAIEESDNCPNR; encoded by the coding sequence ATGTGTTTATCAATACCTTCTAAAATTAAAAGTATAGATGAGGAAATGAATACTTGTGTAGTTGATACTATGGGAGTTGAAAGAAGTGCTAGTTTAGACTTAATTGATAAAGAAGTAGTAGTAGGTGATTATGTATTAATCCATATTGGTTTTGCTATGAATAAGATTGATGAAGAAGATGCTTTAGAGTCACTAAAAGTCTATCGAGAGATTATAGATAAGATGGAAGAGGAAGAACGCTTAGCAGCTATTGAAGAATCAGACAACTGTCCAAATAGATAA
- the hypD gene encoding hydrogenase formation protein HypD — MEKELQLKDLYDGFRDPKTIKAYKQIIDKDLENYDGTINIMEVCGGHTHTIMKYGIPQLLNKKINFIHGPGCPVCVMPKDRIDSAYELSLQSDVILVTLGDMIKVPGSKGSLQKARSEGADVRFVYSPMDCIKIASENPDKTVVFFAIGFETTTPMTCSLIEQVIKNDIPNIQFHINHITVPEVMRVLVQSDDCKIDAFLGPSHVSVISGSKIYEEFPLTYNKPVVVAGFEPVDVMQAISMIVKQFVENRSDLEIEYKRLVSYEGNVKAQEKIEKFFTKVPFKFRGVGEVANSGYELKNEYSKYNAKIVYKDILPTKEVKENKACRCPDILKGVAKPTDCKIFGNVCTPTNPIGSCMVSSEGACSAYYKYGNLL; from the coding sequence ATGGAAAAAGAACTACAACTAAAAGATTTATATGATGGTTTTAGAGACCCTAAAACTATAAAAGCATATAAACAAATCATAGATAAAGATTTAGAAAATTATGATGGAACTATTAATATCATGGAAGTATGTGGTGGACATACTCATACTATCATGAAATATGGTATTCCTCAATTACTAAATAAAAAAATCAATTTTATTCATGGACCTGGATGTCCAGTGTGTGTTATGCCAAAAGATAGAATAGATAGTGCTTATGAACTAAGTTTACAAAGTGATGTGATACTTGTAACACTTGGAGATATGATAAAAGTACCAGGTAGTAAAGGAAGTTTGCAAAAAGCAAGAAGTGAAGGTGCTGATGTAAGATTTGTTTACTCACCTATGGATTGTATTAAAATTGCTAGTGAAAATCCAGATAAAACTGTAGTATTTTTTGCAATAGGATTTGAGACAACTACACCTATGACTTGTAGTTTAATTGAACAAGTTATAAAAAACGATATTCCAAATATACAATTTCATATAAATCATATAACTGTACCAGAAGTTATGAGAGTTTTAGTTCAAAGTGATGATTGTAAGATTGATGCTTTTTTAGGGCCATCTCATGTAAGTGTTATTAGTGGTAGTAAGATTTATGAAGAGTTTCCTCTGACTTATAATAAACCAGTTGTAGTAGCAGGATTTGAACCAGTAGATGTTATGCAAGCTATTTCTATGATTGTAAAACAGTTTGTTGAAAATAGAAGTGATTTAGAAATAGAGTATAAAAGACTTGTATCTTATGAGGGGAATGTAAAAGCTCAAGAGAAGATAGAGAAGTTCTTTACAAAAGTACCTTTTAAATTTAGAGGTGTAGGTGAGGTTGCCAATAGTGGTTATGAACTAAAAAATGAGTATAGTAAATACAATGCAAAAATAGTTTATAAAGATATACTACCTACAAAAGAAGTAAAAGAAAACAAAGCATGTAGATGTCCAGATATTTTAAAAGGTGTTGCAAAACCAACTGACTGTAAGATATTTGGAAACGTATGTACTCCAACTAATCCTATTGGGTCATGTATGGTTAGTAGTGAGGGTGCTTGTAGTGCTTATTATAAATATGGGAATCTTTTATAA
- a CDS encoding nucleotide pyrophosphohydrolase has protein sequence MDIEKIKQRIQKFSDDRDWNSHHNPKNLVMALNGEVGELNEIFQWLDFEESLNLPDDVKEHTKEEVADIAIYLLRICMKLDIDLEDAILKKMDKNEAKYPVETSKGGSKKYSKSRENR, from the coding sequence ATGGATATAGAAAAAATAAAACAAAGAATTCAAAAATTTAGTGATGATAGAGATTGGAATTCTCACCATAATCCTAAAAATTTAGTTATGGCATTAAATGGAGAAGTAGGTGAATTAAATGAAATTTTTCAATGGTTAGATTTTGAAGAGTCATTAAATTTACCAGATGATGTAAAAGAACATACAAAAGAAGAAGTTGCAGATATAGCTATATATCTATTAAGAATATGTATGAAACTAGATATTGACTTAGAAGATGCTATTTTAAAAAAGATGGATAAAAATGAAGCTAAATATCCAGTGGAAACTTCTAAAGGCGGAAGCAAAAAATATAGTAAAAGTAGGGAAAACAGATGA